The DNA sequence GGGCCCATGTGATTTTCGTGGTGATCAACAATGGCATGTACGGCACCATCAGAATGCATCAGGAACGCAACTACCCTGGACGCGTATCAGGCACGCAATTGCACAACCCGGATTTCGCCGCCCTTGCCCAAGCTTACGGACTGCATGGCGAGGTGGTAACCGCCACGTCGGAATTTGCGCCAGCGTTTGAACGCTGCCTGGCGGCATCCCGGCCCTCCCTGATTGAAATCAGAGTCGATCCTGAAGCATTGACACCTCGACTCAGCCTGACTCAGATCAGAGAGCAATCGAGCAAAAGGTAAGCGGATCGCTCGCCCCTAGATCGCCGCCCGCAAATCCCGTGGCGACAGGCCGTAGTGCGAGCGAAAGCGCACGGCAAAACGCGAGGCCGACGCATACCCGCTGGCACCGGCAATTTCACCGATGGGGCGAGAAGTGGTTTGCAACCATTGCAATGCCATTGCAAGTCGAACGCTTTCCAGAATATTCCTGAAACTGTCCCCTTCATTGGCCAGTTGCCGGCGCAACGTCGACTCACCGAGGTTCAGTTGCTGTGCAACGCTGGCAACGGTCCAGTCTTTCTCCGGGCTGCCCAAGATCAGTCGCTGAACGCGTTCGCACAGTGGATCGTCGCGATCCATCAGAAGCGGTCCGGCCAAGCCGCCAAGCCCCAGGCTTAGTAAAACCGCTTCCCCATAGTGGGTGCGCAATGCGTGTGGAGCCTGCGCATTGATGGCCGCCAGCAACTGGTCCCACGCCTGCGTGATATGCCGGTCCAGCGGAACACACAAATCGGCCGTCGGAGCTTGCTGGCGACTCATGATCTGCTGGCCATACCGGGAGCTGAAATCCCGTAGGACCGAAGCGGGAAAGGTCACTGCATCGGCGATGTAGTGACCTTGAAGACCCGGGAAGTTCGAAATACCTAGCTCGCGTCCGGCCGGCATCAGGATCAGGTGTTGCGGCCCGACGCGCATCGATCGGTCATCCCATTGCAACAGCTTTTCCCCCTGGCGTACTCGACACAGGGTGGTCGCAAAGATCGATACCCGCTGCAAGGTATGGGGCTGACGCGCCCGAATGACACACGCATCGATGATGTTTTCCCGGTGCTGTATGCCGACATTTGGGCGCATCGTTTTAACGTCCGTAAAGGGGAGTGATCGTCGCTTTGGCCAGGACATTGGCATTAAGCATATAACCTACCAAGGCGCCACTGGCCTGATTGTCGAGGGGTAGCTTATCGACTTTCAGCGCCCATACGGTGAATTGATAGCGGTGTGGCTTATCCCCTACCGGAGGACAAGCCCCGCCAAATCCAGGCTGACCATAATCGGTCCGACCTTGTACCGCGCCAACAGGCAGGTTCGAGCCCACGCCCCTGGGCAGACGGGTGGTTGAAACGGGCAAATTGACCACCGTCCAATGCCACCAACCACTGCCGGTCGGTGCATCAGGGTCGTAGACCGTGATTGCAAAACTCTTGGTACCGGCGGGAGCATTGCTCCAGGAAAGCTCGGGCGAAGTATTGCCCCCTTCGCAACCGAAGCCTTGGAACACTTCGCGCTGGGTCAGCGGTCGATTTTCAGCGATATCCTGACTCGTCAGC is a window from the Pseudomonas brassicacearum genome containing:
- a CDS encoding kinase inhibitor — encoded protein: MNIRTILSALSMGVVLTGHAADFSLTSQDIAENRPLTQREVFQGFGCEGGNTSPELSWSNAPAGTKSFAITVYDPDAPTGSGWWHWTVVNLPVSTTRLPRGVGSNLPVGAVQGRTDYGQPGFGGACPPVGDKPHRYQFTVWALKVDKLPLDNQASGALVGYMLNANVLAKATITPLYGR
- a CDS encoding helix-turn-helix transcriptional regulator; amino-acid sequence: MRPNVGIQHRENIIDACVIRARQPHTLQRVSIFATTLCRVRQGEKLLQWDDRSMRVGPQHLILMPAGRELGISNFPGLQGHYIADAVTFPASVLRDFSSRYGQQIMSRQQAPTADLCVPLDRHITQAWDQLLAAINAQAPHALRTHYGEAVLLSLGLGGLAGPLLMDRDDPLCERVQRLILGSPEKDWTVASVAQQLNLGESTLRRQLANEGDSFRNILESVRLAMALQWLQTTSRPIGEIAGASGYASASRFAVRFRSHYGLSPRDLRAAI